The genomic interval caaagcccgtagcttggaagtgtacttcaccagactgccaagaaccttaccctcatccaggccaaggtggcgagacacagtagtgatgacgccataggccttgttgatctctgcaccagacagggtGCTCTTGCCAGCAAACTTCTGACTCCAACATGtccagttgaagtcagaagtttacatacaccttagctaaatacatttaaactcagtttttcataatcCTGAtaattaatcctagtaaaaattccctgttttaggtcagttaggatcaccctttattttaagaatgtgaaatcgAGGAATAATAGAAGAAAGaattatttatttgagcttttatttctttcatcacattcccagtgggtcagaagtgtacatacaatcaattagtatttggtagcatggcctttaaattgtttatcttgggtcaaacgttttggttTTCCACAAGcttaatttgggtgaattttggcccattcctcctgacagagctggtgtaactgagtcaggtttgtaggcctccttgctcgcacatgcattttcagttctgcccacaaatgctctataggattgaggtcagggctttatgatggccactccaataccttgactttgctgtccttaagccattttgccacaactttggaagtatgcttgggttcattgttcatttggaagacccatttgcgaccaagctttaacttcctgactgatgtcttgagatgttgcttcaatatatccacataatttttcttcctcatgatgccatctattttgtgaagtgcaccagtccctcttgcagcaaagcacccccacaacatgatgctgctacccccgtgcttcacggttgggatgttcttcggcttgcaagcctccccctttcttctcccaacataacaatggtcattatggccaaacaattatatttttgattcatcagaccagaggacatttctccaaaaagtatgatatttctccccatgtgcagttgcaaaccgtagtctggctttttttatggcagttttggccACACACCTACTGTACTCCACAGCCCTGTAATGCCACACACCTACTGTACTCCACAGCACTGTAATGCCACACACCTACTGTACTCCACAGCACTGTAATGCCACACACCTACTGTACTCCACAGCCCTGTAATGCCACACACCTACTGTACTCCACATCACTGTAATGCCACACACCTACTGTACTCCACAGCACTGTTGTTATGcaggtgaatgaggacccaaaagcgacaaCTGTAATGCCACACACCTACTCCACAGACCTGTATTGCCacacacctactccacagcactGTAATGCCACACACCTACTCCACAGCCCTGTATTGCCACACACCTACTCCACAGAACTGTAATGCCACACACCTACTCCACAGAACTGTAATGCCACACACCTTCTCCACGGAACTGTAATGCCACACACCTACTCCACAGCCCTGTATTGCCACACACCTTCTCCACGGAACTGTAATGCCACACACCTACTCCACAGCCCTGTAATGCCACACACCTACTCCACAGAACTGTAATGCTACATGTTCAACCTCGATGCACATGCAACAGTATCTCTTGCACTTTTGACGTTGATTTCACATGAGGCCTATTATACATGATATGCCTAAATACTATTAAccaacaggaacaatggtggccctcttgaagcatgtgggaacagcagactggtatagggattgattgaatatgtctgtaaacacaccggccagctggccTGCGCATACTATTAACCACAGGATAATAAATAAACATTTCTTTATATTATTTAACCTCCTGCACATCATGTTATCTGGGACACATCATCATGTTGGTCAAAAATATGCCTCAATTTGGCTCATAAATTGGAAAAATGAAGACACCTGTACGGCTTATGTTAACTCTGAGTGTGTTCGATGAAAACTATAGACTTTTCAATAGTTGTGTGCAGCGTTGTACGCAACAATTTCGGCAAGTGGGTTGATGCCAAAGCGATTTAGAGTTGTTAAACGGAAGTGATGAGTGTGTTTATTTAGCGGTAATATTGTCAAAATTCCGCCTTCAACAACCGTAAGAATTTATCTTAATTCATCTTAATTCACTGTCTTTCCTTTGCGGTACTTCAAACTGTCGTGTTTACCAGCTGAGATAAACTTTTATGAGTTGATTTTACTCCAGGCTCAGATTTAGTCTGGGCAGTGTCTTAACATCATTCTAAAAACTCTGAGCtttgagtaaaaaaataaataaataaataaataattcctACTAAGGCCTTTTCTGAGACGTTTTGTGGATATATGGGCCCAAGTCTCTATCTTTTATGCCTATTAAGTGTTATTATGTGttttgtatcatgtgtttgtgttCATACAGGTCTTTGTCAGTCTATTCTACAGTAACATCTTTGTTATtgtaatatcaaatcaaatcaaactttattagtcacatgcgccaaatacaacaagtgtatattgactttaccttgaaatgcttacttttacaagcccttaaccaagaagagttaagaaaatatttaccaaacaAACTGAAGtccaaaataaaaaaattatcaaaagtaacacaattaacataacaataacgaggctatatacagggggtaccggtaccgagtcagtgtgcgggggtacaggttagttgaggtcatttgtgcACGTAAGtaagggtgaagtgactatgcatagataataaacagcgagtagcagcagtgtacaaaacaaatggagaggGGGGGTCATTGTAAAttgtctggtggccatttgatgaattgttcagcatcTTATGGCTTTGAGGGTAGAACAGACGTGGACGTTTCACCGCTATGGATTCCAGCTATAAAAAAgcaatataaaatataaatataaaatataaatccagagacagaaagacaaagtCCTTCAGTTCTGGGTACCGAATGGGGAGGCCGGCCCACCTCCCCCTCAACTAAATCTAATTTCCCTGTGAACGCTGTGGAGGGCTGAGTGTCTAAATGCTCCTCCAGAAATAGCCTCACAGAGAAGTGGTGAATTAATATTTCAGTTGTACTGCTGACTCCAAACCAACCCAGACTGTGCAAGATGTGTTTAGTTTGTTCTCATTTCTCCCCAGCTATAAACATTTTGTTAACGTGACTTAGCATGTTCTCCCCAGCCTTTTGTTAACATGTTCTCCCCAGGTGTAAACTTTTTGTTAACATGTTCTCCCCAGCCTTTTGTTAACATGTTCTCCCCAGGTGTAAACTTTTTGTTAACATGTTCTCCCCAGGTGTAAACTTTTTGTTAACATGTTCTCCCCAGCCTTTTGTTAACATGTTCTCCCCAGGTGTAAACTTTTTGTTAACATGTTCTCCCCAGGTGTAAACCTTTTGTTAACATGTTCTCCCCAGTTGTAAACCTTTTGTTAACATGTTCTCCCCAGCCTTTTGTTAACATGTTCTCCCCAGGTGTAAACCTTTTGTTAACATGTTCTCCCCAGGTGTAAACCTTTTGTTAACATTTTCTCCCCAGGTGTAAACCTTTTGTTAACATGTTCTCCCCAGCCTTTTGTTAACATGTTCTCCCCAGGTGTAAACCTTTTGTTAACATGTTCTCCCCAGGTGTAAACCTTTTGTTAATATGTTCTCCCCAGGTGTAAACCTTTTGTTAACATGTTCTCCCCAGGTGTAAACCTTTTGTTAACATGTTCTCCCCAGGTGTAAACCTTTTGTTAACATTTTCTCCCCAGGTGTAAACCTTTTGTTAACATGTTCTCCCCAGCCTTTTGTTAACATGTTCTCCCCAGGTGTAAACCTTTTGTTAACATGTTCTCCCCAGGTGTAAACCTTTTGTTAACATGTTCTCCCCAGGTGTAAACCTTTTGTTAACATGTTCTCCCCAGGTGTAAACCTTTTGTTAACATGTTCTCCCCAGGTGTAAACCTTTTGTTAACATGTTCTCCCCAGGTGTAAACCTTTTGTTAACATGTTCTCCCCAGGTGTAAACCTTTTGTTAACATTTTCTCCCCAGCCTTTTGTTAACATGTTCTCCCCAGGTGTAAAACTTTTGTTAACATGTTCTCCCCAGCCTTTTGTTAACATGTTCTCCCCAGGTGTAAACCTTTTGTTAACATGTTCTCCCCAGGTGTAAACCTTTTGTTAACATGTTCTCCCCAGGTGTAAACCTTTTGTTAACATTTTCTCCCCCGCCTTTTGTTAACATGTTCTCCTCAGCCGTTTGTTAACATGTTCTCCCCAGGTGTAAACCTTTTGTTAACATGTTCTCCCCAGGTGTAAACCTTTTGTTAACATGTTCTCCCCAGGTGTAAACCTTTTGTTAACATGTTCTCCCCAGTCTTTTGTTAACATGTTCTCCCCAGGTGTAAACCTTTTGTTAACATGTTCTCCTCAGGTGTAAACCTTTTGTTAACATGTTCTCCCCAGCCACTATACCATTCCATTCCCATCCATACTCTCTTTCTGCTCAGTTTTTTCCCCATCCTTTGTGGTCAAAGGTCAAACATGTAttccgtggtccttctgtagctcagttggtagagcatggcgcttgtaacgccagggtagtgggttcgattcccgggaccacccatacgtagaatgtatgcacacatgactgtaagtcgctttggataaaagcgtctgctaaatggcatttattattattattattcccagTCCAGACAACGGTGTAGAGCATGGAAATGTTGAGACACAACGGTGTAGAAGAAACAATATTTATTATACTCTATATACAGACATTTACAGAAATATGCAATATTGACAGTAGTTATGCTCCTTTAGGTTTACGAATCACATTCATATAGAGGACGTGCCTTGCTTTAAGAAAATGTATTGCTGTTACATTTGTAACATGTCGTAACTGTTATTATACAACTGTTATAATACATTGTTAACTGTTGTATGTTGTGTGCTTATTGATATTGCTAAGAAGGCATATGTTAAACTAGCAACTGTAATTACTAGCGAGCAAATAATAACAAAATAACCATCAACAAATCCCTCTGCTATAAACATGGTTATAGCACAATGTAATTCAACTTCCAGCAATGTTCAGTTCAGTTCCAgatagagtgtgtgtatgtgtgtcatgcCTTACTCTCATACCTTCACCTCACAATCCTACTGAGAGTAAAGCCATTAGGCTGGTAACAAGAAGTAGTGGTGTAGTTATCCTTCCTGCATTGGCTGGAGGTTGGTTCCtagtcctctccttctccctctccgctgctctctcctccccctcccactcctcctcttcctcctcgtcccCAGGCTCCGTGCCTGTCtcgtccccctcctcctcatacCCAGGCTCTGTGGCGGTGGCTGTGTGTGGGGTAAAGctctctgttgtctccttctcAACATCAGGCTCCTCTGAAGGCTCAAGGGCATCAGGCTCCTCAACATCAGGCTCCTCTGAAGGCTCAAGGGCATCAGGCTCCTCAACATCAGGCTCCTCTGAAGGCTCAGGGGCATCAGGCACTGGGGAAAACAGTGATgaaaattcaaaaggcactcgcacatctgagcaatcTTTTTGCAGGTGCATGATAACAATTGGACAAGATGAgggaaaaaggaaaccgcacactgctcctgatagtatcactgatctttaataagctttGATGAGAAAACAGTGATGAAAAATCTAAAGTCTTAGAAAGTGATTACAGGGCCACTAGTCCACAGTCAGTCAATCTCCACAAAGAGGGGATATCATGATCAACCACAATTGGCTGGATACTCAGGTCAGGTTGGAGAGGATGAAGTTTGACACAAGAGCGAGAGAGTGCTGTGAATTAAATGGAGGGGGGAGTAGTGTGATTGATAGGTGCTGAATTCTTACCGCAGAGGTTCTGATCACATCGCGGCACGTTGTCTGGGCACTTGGAGCACCATTCACCTTCCTCATAGGGTTTCTCATCCTTAGACTTACCTCTGAAATGTAAATGAAACACACGTCAATGGTCACTCAGTCAGGGACCaaacctaacactaacccctaacacaacccctaagtctaaccctaacactaaccctaactcaacccctaagtctaaccctaacactaaccctaacacaacccctaagtctaaccctaacactaacccctaacactaacccctaagtctaaccctaacactaacactaacccctaacactaacccctaacacaacccctaacactaacccctaacacaacccctaagtctaaccctaacactaacccctaacacaacccctaacactaaccctaacacaACCCCTAAGTCTAACCCTAACGCAATCAGTAAAATGCAATGGTAAGGATTAATTATGTTAATCGATGTATTCTTAGACATTGTCTAAGTGTGGAAATAGGATATAAGTGTGTAAAGTTGTACATGTTCTTTGGTACCATACTTACGTTGGGTAATAATTGCAGACCAGGAAGTTAACTTTCTCGAAGGACAGCCCCTCTATGGTGTCACAGCGATGAGCAGCACAGCCCACAGAGTGAGAGTCCGCCCACACCATCTGAAACACCCCCATCAGTCTGATCAATTTACAATGTCTTCAtcgtcaccaccatcatcatcatcccccaCCATCACAGGGGTTTATACACACAGGAGTAATCGCACCAAGGAATATTCAACCTGCTACAGTTATAGTACTGTCTCAGGTTATCAGAAGTATAATTCTACCAATTCAGTGACACTGTCTAGTATCTCTCTTTCTGGGTCTCTCACCTGAGTGTAGTGTCCACACATCCTGTCCTCCTGGcagctgttgttgttgtagtcGTAGTCTAGGTGCTCCATGAACCACTTCTCCATGGTCATGTTGAGGTCCAAGGGCTCATTGGACACAAACAGGTTCTCTCCTGTGTTCAGCAACTCTAGATCCGGGTTCGGTTCCCACATACACTTCACAGCGTAGCCCTCAGCTAGGATCTTCAGCTTCTCATCCCATTTCTGCAGGGATGAAGAGACAAACTGTCATATTACCATCAGTGGTCCTCAGTAGCTTAGTTGGTATGGCAGGatggtgggtttgattcccgggccCACACGTGTATGCAAATGTATGCACACGTGTATGCAAATGTATGCACAAAtcactgtaagtcactctggataaaagcatttgctaaatggcatattattgcaTCAGACTAAAAGTAATCTACCTGATTGCCTCTAAcctgtatactgtagatgtagtgctgcagaatgacagacagggggagacattAACCAACATTGAGGACCATAACAGAACTCTTTGTATGTAGCCCACTGGACAACTCtcttatatttttatttatttatttatttcacctttatttaaccaggtaggcaagttgagaacacctttatttaaccaggtaggcaagttgagaacacctttatttaaccaggtaggctagttgagaacaagttctcatgtacaattgcgacctggccaagataaagcaaagcagttcgacacatacaatgacacagagttacacatggagtaaaacaaacatacagtcaataatacagtataaacaagtctatatacaatgtgagcaaatgaggtgagataaaggaggtaaaggcaaaaaaaggccatggtggcaaagtaaatacaatatagcaagtaaaacactggaatggtagatttgcaatggaagaatgtgcaaagtagaaataaaaataatgggtaTTAGTGTTTCAATACCATACTGTATTAATATTAATCATACTATCCACCACATTGTAAGTAAGTTCAATTCCTAAACTCACATCCTATTGTCCTATTTCCTGATTCTGAAGAAGACagtttttcacctttatttaaccaggcaagtcagttaagaacaaattcttattttcaatgacggcctaggaacagtgggttaactgcctgttcaggggcagaacgacagatttgtaccttgtcagctcagagacttaaacttgcaacctttctgtttctagtccaacactctaaccactaggctaccctgccgccccagtgaaCAGTAAGTGCGTTCTAATAGCATGCGCACTATGATCCGTGCTCTTCCCCAATCTAAATACCAGTAGTTCAGGTTTGATATAGATAGCACATCACTTCTGATAATATCTGTAGATACATACACTGTATTGCTGATGGTTTTGAATGGAgctatttatttatgtattgtgCCACACTAACCTTGTGGTAGTTTTTCCTGACCTGGCAACCCGCCAGATGACGATGGTATTTTATTTTGAGGAATTTCATTATTCACTATGGGAAAAGTTAATATTGTAAACCAATAAGGGAGGGTTATACTAAGATTGGCCAGAGTCCTGAAGACAGGCAATGATTATCTATGTAGCAAATGAAACTATACTGTACATTAGATTACATTACACTGTACATTAGATTACATTACACTGTACATtagattacattacagtatacatTAGATTACATTACACTATACATTAGATTACATTACACTATACATTAGATTACATTGAACTATACTGTACATTAGATTACATTACACTGTACATTAGATTACATTACACTATACATTAGATTACATTACACTATACATTAGATTACATTACACTATACATTAGATTACATTACACTATACATTAGATTACATTACACTATACTGTACATTAGATTACATTACACTATACTGTACATTCGATTACATTACACTATACTGTACATTAGATTACATTACACTATACTGTACATTAGATTACATTACACTATACTGTACATtagattacattacagtatactgtacattagaTTACATTACACTATACTGTACATTAGATTACATTACACTATACTGTACATTAGATTATATTAGTCATACCAACATTCCCATGTAAACTATTATCCTTCAATATTAAATCAAACCTCTACTAAGGAACCTCTACGGAACCTTTCGGTAATATGTATATCAGTGGGTGAGGAATGTTATCTGATCATTTCAGTCCAATTCTTCTTCAAGTATTGGAATGATAGAACAAGAGGATGTGATCACACTTGGCAGATAAGGCCGGATCTTGACTGAGATTGATAATTGTTATGGTTGCTAATTTGTTTCAAAGAAATGCAGAGATGCAATATCGTACGAATGCatattgtgttttttttgtattgTGAACTGTCCAGACAGAGAGGTGCAGTGTGGAGTCATGTGAAGTTCAGTTTATGTCCAGTCACAAACAAACACTTGTATTGGAGGATACTAGTTGAAATTCCACAACATCTGGCGTCCTAGCCTCAGGACATcagatctcctcctctctgtgcttTAACAAACAGAGCTGTACTGTATATCATTGCTCTGCTTCGGGCCTGAGATAACAGAGGCGTCATCCGAGACCATCTGGTCAGTGgtacagatgtgggatcttaatttgagccagtttgcgaCAGCAAtaaaaaataatcctgcagcaataggaaatacgaattattatgtggattataattcatgaaCATTTCTTGTAGGGGCTGATCAGTTTTTCGTTAAGGCAAATTAAGTCCGACACAGTCAATTAATCACCAAGTAGTGACAAAGAAACACATAGTAGCCAATTACATAcaattggggcagcagggtagcctagtggttagagcgttggactaataaccggaaggttgcaagttcaaacccccgagctgacaaggtacaaatctctcgttctgcccctgaacaggcagttaacccactgttcccaggccgtcattgaaaataagaatttgttcttaactgacttgcctggttaaataaaggttaaaaaaaacaatatggTTGTGTTTTGAAACCTCCATTAAAATTCCATTGAAGCTTCcagaataaaaataaagaaattaaaTGTATTTCTCAGATACATATTCAGAATGCTGCGGATTTGTGGTCATGACACATAATTCCAGTCAAATCCCAATAGTTCTATAATGTTCTGAATGAATGTTATGAACCCGTTCACTCTGCATTCTCAGTCCTGTTTACTGAAACAGGCATGAACGTGAAATATGAAAATGGCCCCAGTGGGGCGTCCatcaaaacacagagacaggcagagatgtCCCTGGAACCAGTCAATGGCAGATAGCAACTTAAGCAAGCACAttacacagtatacacacatgcacgcacgcacgcacgcacgcacgcacacacacacacacacacacacacacacacacacacacacacacacacacacacacacacacacacacacacacacacacacacacacacacacacacacacacacactgatgcacacacactgatgcacacacacacacgcatgcacacacacacgcacacacgcacacacacacacacactgacgcgcacacacacacattcccatgCATTGCACAACACTGGACTCAACTCTGAACACCCACTCGCACTGAGGCACAGACAGGCTCTATCAACAAAGTAATTCCCGTAACTCTGGAGG from Oncorhynchus keta strain PuntledgeMale-10-30-2019 chromosome 27, Oket_V2, whole genome shotgun sequence carries:
- the LOC118375449 gene encoding peptidase inhibitor 16-like, which encodes MLWRTALLTGLVGLYVIVTQCPATCQLSQEDTETLMELHNSYRGQVVPSATDMRKVKWDEKLKILAEGYAVKCMWEPNPDLELLNTGENLFVSNEPLDLNMTMEKWFMEHLDYDYNNNSCQEDRMCGHYTQMVWADSHSVGCAAHRCDTIEGLSFEKVNFLVCNYYPTGKSKDEKPYEEGEWCSKCPDNVPRCDQNLCVPDAPEPSEEPDVEEPDALEPSEEPDVEEPDALEPSEEPDVEKETTESFTPHTATATEPGYEEEGDETGTEPGDEEEEEEWEGEERAAEREKERTRNQPPANAGRITTPLLLVTSLMALLSVGL